The Polypterus senegalus isolate Bchr_013 chromosome 1, ASM1683550v1, whole genome shotgun sequence genome includes a window with the following:
- the foxi1 gene encoding forkhead box protein I1 — protein sequence MNAFGQQPPNPQTAPLQHHNAQDFLDMAVYCDNLSMYQQNLHHHSQRPSTHPSGYGLSEYSSHTANPYLWLNGPAINSSPYLSGANGATYIPSSYGANQRQFLPPAGFGGADLSWLSLSSQQELFKMVRPPYSYSALIAMAIQNAQDKKLTLSQIYQYVADNFPFYKKSKAGWQNSIRHNLSLNDCFKKVARDEDDPGKGNYWTLDPNCEKMFDNGNFRRKRKRRADVNGTNANRVSSKPDDSPLKSADTSILMEPSPPDLQGSPGTVRDPKSSPSPIMEPSPCFNNFVSSMTSVMTGNNAINNRQLSGGLLGDLVQGRDTLTGLNSTYSPTHNTLYVENPHQTNNRLGYYHANQSNSLNVSLSSHFRVNNLIYSREETEV from the exons ATGAATGCTTTCGGGCAACAGCCGCCTAACCCACAAACCGCCCCTCTCCAACACCACAACGCACAGGACTTCTTGGACATGGCAGTTTACTGCGACAACCTCAGCATGTACCAGCAGAACCTACACCATCACTCGCAGCGACCCTCGACTCACCCATCAGGTTACGGACTGAGTGAATATTCCTCGCACACAGCCAACCCTTACCTGTGGCTTAACGGCCCCGCAATCAACTCGTCACCTTATTTGTCTGGGGCAAATGGAGCGACTTACATACCGTCGAGCTATGGGGCGAACCAGAGACAGTTTCTACCCCCAGCTGGTTTTGGTGGTGCTGATCTGAGttggttgtctctttcaagtCAGCAGGAACTGTTTAAGATGGTCAGACCTCCGTATTCTTATTCTGCGCTCATAGCGATGGCAATTCAAAACGCGCAAGACAAGAAATTAACTCTCAGTCAAATTTATCAGTATGTGGCTGACAACTTTCCCTTTTACAAAAAGAGCAAAGCTGGCTGGCAAAACTCTATCAGACACAACCTTTCTTTAAATGACTGTTTTAAGAAAGTGGCGAGAGATGAAGATGATCCTG GTAAAGGAAACTATTGGACTTTGGACCCTAACTGCGAAAAAATGTTTGACAACGGCAATTtcagaagaaagaggaaaagaagagCGGATGTAAATGGCACGAACGCCAACAGGGTGTCCAGCAAGCCCGATGACAGCCCACTTAAAAGTGCAGACACGTCCATCCTGATGGAGCCCTCGCCTCCGGACCTGCAGGGCTCTCCAGGGACCGTAAGAGATCCCAAGTCATCCCCGTCCCCAATTATGGAGCCCAGCCCTTGCTTCAATAACTTCGTCTCAAGCATGACGTCCGTGATGACTGGAAATAATGCCATCAACAATAGACAGCTTTCAGGAGGACTTCTTGGCGATTTGGTGCAGGGGAGAGACACCTTGACTGGACTCAATTCGACATATTCGCCGACTCATAACACGTTGTATGTCGAAAATCCTCACCAGACCAACAACAGACTGGGCTATTACCACGCCAATCAAAGTAATAGTTTGAACGTCTCCTTGTCGAGTCACTTTAGAGTTAACAATTTGATTTACAGCCGTGAGGAAACTGAAGTTTAA